A single genomic interval of Stieleria maiorica harbors:
- a CDS encoding DUF1552 domain-containing protein, with the protein MQPALGDSREPDLPRFIAICGGLGFHAPFLFPDQPGRDYQLTPYLEKLQDHRDDFTLFSGLSHPNQNGNNGHASSMTWLTSAQRPGLAGFKNTISLDQQIAAHLGGATRFPYLCLSNGGGSLSWTSGGVNIPAESSPAKVFEQLFVNGSESEVRSQMRELQRGRSILDTVRGDAQKLQRSLGPKDVQKLDEYYSSIRDLETRIGQARQWAQRPKPHVDDPPPKDIADKQDIIARQRLMYDIIRLALQTDSTRVITLSLGGMNAVPSNIPGVNTDWHNLSHHGKDEAKIAELRLIEEAEFEAFSGFLADLKAVGENDQNLLDRTAVLFGSNLGNASAHDWHNLPILLAGGGYRHGHYVAHDAKDNTPLANLFVPLARRMGLEVDHFGSSTNDNLRGLEV; encoded by the coding sequence ATGCAACCGGCCCTTGGTGATTCGCGTGAACCCGATCTGCCGCGGTTCATTGCGATCTGTGGTGGGCTGGGATTTCACGCCCCGTTTCTGTTTCCCGACCAGCCGGGACGCGATTATCAACTGACGCCGTATTTGGAGAAACTTCAGGATCATCGCGACGACTTCACGCTTTTTTCGGGCTTGTCGCATCCGAATCAGAACGGGAACAACGGGCATGCCTCCAGCATGACGTGGCTGACGTCGGCCCAACGTCCCGGGCTGGCGGGGTTCAAGAACACGATCTCGCTGGACCAGCAGATCGCCGCCCACCTGGGCGGTGCGACACGTTTTCCCTACCTGTGTCTGTCCAACGGCGGTGGTTCGTTGTCATGGACCTCCGGCGGCGTGAACATTCCCGCGGAATCTTCACCGGCGAAGGTGTTCGAGCAACTGTTCGTCAACGGTTCTGAATCAGAAGTCCGGTCCCAGATGCGCGAACTCCAACGGGGCCGCAGTATCCTGGATACCGTCCGCGGCGACGCCCAAAAACTGCAGCGATCGCTGGGACCGAAAGACGTTCAAAAACTGGACGAGTACTACTCATCCATTCGCGATCTGGAAACGCGCATCGGGCAAGCGCGGCAGTGGGCCCAGCGCCCCAAGCCGCACGTGGACGATCCGCCGCCGAAAGACATCGCCGATAAGCAGGATATCATCGCCCGGCAGCGATTGATGTACGACATCATACGGTTGGCACTGCAGACCGATTCGACGCGCGTGATCACGTTATCGTTGGGAGGCATGAACGCGGTCCCGAGCAATATTCCCGGGGTGAACACGGACTGGCACAATCTTTCGCATCACGGCAAAGATGAGGCGAAGATTGCAGAGCTCCGTCTGATCGAAGAAGCCGAGTTCGAAGCGTTTTCGGGATTCTTAGCCGACTTGAAGGCGGTCGGCGAGAATGACCAAAACTTGCTCGATCGCACCGCCGTGCTGTTCGGATCTAACCTCGGCAATGCGTCGGCGCACGACTGGCACAACTTGCCGATTCTACTGGCCGGTGGGGGTTACCGACACGGTCACTATGTCGCGCATGACGCCAAGGACAACACGCCGCTTGCAAATCTATTCGTTCCGCTGGCCCGACGTATGGGCTTGGAAGTCGATCACTTCGGATCCAGCACCAACGACAACCTCCGCGGCTTGGAGGTGTAG
- a CDS encoding PEP-CTERM sorting domain-containing protein (PEP-CTERM proteins occur, often in large numbers, in the proteomes of bacteria that also encode an exosortase, a predicted intramembrane cysteine proteinase. The presence of a PEP-CTERM domain at a protein's C-terminus predicts cleavage within the sorting domain, followed by covalent anchoring to some some component of the (usually Gram-negative) cell surface. Many PEP-CTERM proteins exhibit an unusual sequence composition that includes large numbers of potential glycosylation sites. Expression of one such protein has been shown restore the ability of a bacterium to form floc, a type of biofilm.), whose protein sequence is MPIRSRLTPLATVCILVLFAAPARGDVIAFWDFNNGYGVPDESIQIVHAATVGSGTLYQQRGDTDGNGKDGLAFSAPGLGIDTIDGQAMAWDDIAKSGDNDAEFFVEFSTVGFTDIQVRFDLRGNGDGADEIVSYDLKYDLNPLDDIAFSGGTIKDFAGGLSTSLLNNQPINANGSTFISETVDLAGVTAINHQPNVVIRFDDFRENGQMRIDNVLITGITAIPEPTSLGLLTLGGGLMVLRRGRKRVKLAE, encoded by the coding sequence GTGCCAATTCGATCCCGTTTGACACCGCTCGCTACCGTTTGCATCCTTGTGCTGTTCGCGGCGCCCGCTCGTGGAGATGTGATCGCATTTTGGGATTTCAACAACGGATACGGCGTGCCGGACGAATCGATTCAGATTGTCCATGCGGCAACGGTCGGAAGTGGCACGCTCTACCAGCAGCGCGGCGACACCGACGGAAACGGGAAAGACGGCTTGGCATTTTCCGCCCCCGGGCTGGGAATTGACACGATCGATGGACAGGCGATGGCGTGGGACGACATCGCCAAAAGCGGCGACAACGATGCGGAGTTCTTCGTCGAATTCTCCACCGTCGGATTCACCGACATTCAAGTGCGTTTCGATTTGCGTGGCAACGGCGACGGGGCCGATGAAATCGTCAGCTATGACTTGAAGTACGATTTGAATCCGCTGGACGACATCGCCTTCTCCGGTGGCACCATCAAGGACTTTGCCGGCGGCCTTTCGACGTCGCTGTTGAATAACCAGCCGATCAATGCAAACGGATCAACGTTCATTAGCGAGACGGTCGATTTGGCCGGCGTCACCGCCATCAACCATCAGCCCAACGTGGTGATCCGTTTTGACGACTTTCGAGAGAACGGACAGATGCGAATTGACAACGTGTTGATCACCGGAATCACGGCCATTCCCGAACCGACATCGCTCGGATTACTGACACTCGGCGGCGGATTGATGGTGCTGCGACGAGGACGAAAGCGCGTTAAACTTGCAGAATGA
- a CDS encoding lamin tail domain-containing protein: MNPTRYRSWHRKRRLLAERLESRRVLAATPVISEFLAANSGGLEDSDGDSSDWIEVYNPTNTTFDLAGWHLTDDADRLDRWTFPNTILGPTETVVVFASGKDRAVAGDELHTDFELNRGGEYLALVDPQGVVANDYAPEYPDQSTNVSYGLQFVTEDLVRSGSAAKTLVPVDGALGDTWQQPTFNDDTWIDGPVGVGFGVIQPGFDVRYVKAQASGNFDGAVNTLAIAEDVLATPQYQSLSVTERTDVINFLGTGGGGRFENDLAFPTQTVGEDFNHFVIEATTTIDIPNAGPWSFGVNSDDGFGLTLSKDGVEYSSSFPNPRAANDTINTFDLVQPGQYEVRLVMFEAAGGASVELFAAAGAHASFSGVFDLVGDVDNGGIAAFTPYVSGQSPWVATDVAASMLGINASAYVRVEFDVADASLIESLVLNMRHDDGFVAFINGVEVTRANAPSTPAFNSAATQSRQSSDVLQPTRWVLDDGAAAAVQTGTNVLAIQGLNHSSLDPSFLVYPELTSTRLLDQTPSYFATPTPGELNRDPVLGVLQRVAIDLPAGFYDTPQMVTLASPDAAAQIVYTTDGSEPSATHGTVYTAPIPVSTTTTLRAIAVATDYVSLPSVTRTYLFLDDVLNQSGDGSPPPGWPATWGGNVVDYGMDPDVIAAEGAAAVKQALLALPTLSLTTDLDYLFDPTIGIYANAQQDGRDWERPASAEWLNPDGGEGFQVNAGLRIRGGFSRSNNNPKHALKLFFRGSYGDPVLDYPVHGDEGVSEFKKLDLRTAQNYSWSFQGNASNNFVAEVMARYNQRDLGQPYTRSTWVHLYLNGQYWGMFQTQERAEANYAESYLGGKAENYDVLKPERGAYQNIATDGNFDAYTLLWEQADARASDGITPAFVDDAQYMRAQGKNPDGSENLDYPVLLDVDNLIAYMIETLRGGNLDAPISNFLGNTRPNNYFAIRDRTGREGFRFFQHDAEHTMRNVNQNRNGPWNSPNYEGGVAYFNPQWLHQQLMANDEYRMRFADTVQWAFFNDGPLSETALIEKLDHEAAKIETAVIAESARWGDAKRGTNPPLTQADFLNAVAGLRNGYLTARNPIVIDQFRNTNLVLKDASGDYTVVVPAPLFPSVDAPRFLIDGTAQHGGQITTDSEMQFDATEGSVYFTTDGSDPRLAGGGIHPDAQVYDPMQVDVTVVNSGDTWNYLDDGTQPPANWASMAFEDQSWKSGPSELGYGDGDEATVVSFGGNSSDKHITTYFRRRFNADLSGGNLTTATLRVRRDDGVAIYINGVEAVRNNLPAGPLTSATTASGVVGGGDESTWYEFSIDPALLHNGVNLIAAEVHQVSGTSSDITFDAELIVSRQNASPIPLTESTRVKARTLGDGAQWSALSDAFFQVLNVPASPSNLRLTEINYDPAVDGDAEYLELRNITSADTAVTIDLDGVTVTDGPSLPFTIPVGTTLLPGESVLLVHDIAQFTAAYPNVDPDRIVGQYSGKLSNGGERIRIEDASGQEIADVNYGTGDPWPKWADGVGGSLVLENPADVPVSETGKPYHYRGSVEFGGTPGSIEQRPFGIEINEVLAHTDAPLHDAIELFNPTASEIAIGGWFLSDDGATPKKYKIPAGTTIQAGGYMLFDEADFNPPLPNAQSLIPFALSGSDGDSVWLFTGDGNEPTGLEDHARFDATFNGVSQGLIPGSAGRLVPLANRSLGMLNGTFQTSPIVVSEINYHPAPPTAAALAIDPFLSEQDLEFIELHNASAITIDLENWRLRGEGDFDFAADDQMAPGETVVLISFDPTLAVNTNKLAALRQQYGIDAGVRIDGPFSGSLSNSHGVIKLQAPDTPPADDPSLTPRVMVDEVFYDDLSPWPTEADGNGPSLQRLAASTLGNYHDSWVGETPTPGMIPGRPTVESIAINDGSASRSSVTSITVTFDQEVDVDASSFVVSQRSSGTAVENLQVTAQHIGNKTVAVITFAPGPMVVTRAEGGNSLVDGTYQLTIVASKVQTTADDVRMAADYRFGQSDSDAFFRHYGDTDGDRDVDGQDYGRFGATFLRQSGDPAFDPDLDFDGDGDVDGQDYGRFGLRFLRTMPH, translated from the coding sequence GTGAATCCAACGCGATACCGATCCTGGCACCGAAAACGACGCCTGCTGGCCGAGCGATTGGAGTCACGGCGGGTCTTGGCCGCCACGCCGGTGATCAGCGAATTCCTGGCTGCCAATTCCGGTGGTTTAGAAGATTCCGATGGCGACAGCAGCGATTGGATTGAGGTCTACAACCCGACGAACACGACCTTTGATCTGGCCGGTTGGCATCTGACCGATGACGCCGACCGACTGGACCGCTGGACGTTTCCCAACACGATACTCGGCCCGACCGAGACGGTTGTCGTGTTCGCCTCGGGGAAAGATCGCGCCGTCGCCGGTGACGAGTTGCACACCGATTTTGAACTCAATCGAGGCGGGGAATACCTGGCGCTGGTGGATCCCCAGGGTGTCGTCGCCAACGACTATGCACCAGAGTACCCTGATCAAAGCACCAATGTTTCTTACGGGTTGCAGTTTGTCACCGAAGACCTGGTCCGGTCCGGCAGCGCGGCCAAAACCTTGGTGCCGGTCGATGGTGCACTGGGCGACACGTGGCAGCAACCGACGTTCAATGACGACACCTGGATCGACGGACCGGTCGGCGTGGGTTTTGGCGTCATCCAACCGGGCTTCGATGTCCGCTACGTCAAAGCACAGGCCTCGGGTAATTTTGACGGTGCTGTCAACACGTTGGCGATCGCCGAAGACGTCCTTGCGACCCCGCAATACCAATCGCTGTCTGTCACCGAGCGAACCGACGTCATCAATTTTCTGGGCACCGGCGGAGGTGGTCGATTCGAAAATGACCTGGCCTTTCCCACACAAACGGTCGGCGAAGATTTCAATCATTTCGTCATCGAAGCCACCACCACGATCGACATCCCGAACGCCGGCCCATGGTCCTTCGGCGTCAATAGCGACGACGGCTTCGGATTGACGCTTTCCAAAGATGGGGTCGAGTACAGCAGTTCGTTTCCCAACCCACGTGCCGCCAACGACACGATCAACACGTTCGACCTTGTCCAGCCCGGTCAGTACGAAGTGCGGTTGGTCATGTTCGAGGCCGCCGGGGGCGCCAGCGTGGAACTGTTTGCCGCAGCCGGGGCGCACGCGTCATTTTCGGGCGTGTTCGATCTGGTCGGTGACGTCGACAACGGTGGCATTGCTGCATTTACGCCCTACGTTTCCGGTCAAAGCCCCTGGGTCGCGACCGATGTGGCCGCATCGATGTTGGGAATCAACGCGTCGGCGTATGTGCGTGTCGAATTCGACGTCGCGGACGCAAGTTTGATCGAGTCGTTGGTGCTGAACATGCGTCATGACGACGGATTCGTCGCGTTCATCAACGGTGTGGAAGTGACGCGGGCCAACGCCCCGTCGACACCGGCGTTCAACTCGGCGGCTACGCAATCGCGCCAAAGCTCCGACGTGCTGCAACCGACCCGATGGGTGCTCGACGATGGGGCCGCCGCTGCGGTCCAAACGGGCACCAACGTGTTGGCCATCCAAGGCCTCAACCATTCGAGTCTGGATCCGAGTTTCCTGGTGTACCCGGAATTGACCAGCACACGGTTGCTCGATCAGACACCCAGCTACTTTGCGACGCCGACCCCCGGAGAGTTGAATCGGGATCCTGTGCTGGGCGTCCTGCAACGGGTTGCAATCGACCTGCCGGCCGGCTTTTACGACACGCCCCAAATGGTGACTCTGGCGTCACCGGATGCGGCCGCTCAGATCGTCTACACCACCGACGGAAGCGAACCGAGTGCGACCCATGGGACGGTCTACACCGCACCGATCCCCGTCAGCACGACGACCACCTTACGCGCGATCGCGGTGGCGACCGATTATGTGTCCTTACCCAGCGTGACGCGGACCTATCTGTTCCTCGATGACGTGTTGAACCAATCCGGTGACGGATCGCCGCCGCCGGGTTGGCCGGCGACTTGGGGCGGCAATGTCGTCGATTACGGCATGGATCCCGATGTGATCGCCGCGGAAGGTGCCGCAGCGGTGAAACAGGCACTCCTGGCGTTGCCGACGCTCTCGTTGACGACCGACCTGGACTATCTGTTTGACCCGACGATCGGCATCTATGCCAACGCCCAGCAAGACGGGCGAGACTGGGAACGCCCCGCATCGGCCGAATGGTTGAATCCCGACGGTGGCGAAGGTTTCCAAGTCAACGCGGGGCTGCGAATCCGCGGCGGTTTCAGCCGCAGTAACAACAACCCCAAACACGCATTGAAATTGTTCTTCCGCGGCTCCTACGGTGACCCCGTACTGGACTATCCGGTCCACGGGGATGAAGGGGTTTCTGAATTCAAAAAGCTAGACCTGCGTACGGCACAGAATTACTCCTGGAGTTTCCAGGGGAACGCGAGCAACAATTTCGTCGCCGAGGTGATGGCCCGCTACAACCAGCGCGATCTCGGCCAGCCCTACACGCGATCCACCTGGGTCCATCTTTACCTCAACGGCCAATACTGGGGCATGTTCCAGACCCAAGAGCGCGCCGAAGCCAACTACGCGGAATCGTACTTGGGCGGAAAAGCGGAGAACTATGACGTTTTAAAGCCCGAACGCGGGGCCTATCAGAACATCGCCACCGACGGGAACTTCGATGCCTACACGCTGCTCTGGGAACAAGCCGATGCGCGTGCGTCCGACGGCATCACACCGGCCTTTGTTGACGACGCCCAATACATGCGTGCCCAAGGCAAAAACCCCGACGGCAGCGAGAACTTGGACTATCCGGTCTTACTGGATGTGGACAACCTGATCGCGTACATGATCGAAACGTTGCGCGGCGGCAACCTTGACGCACCGATCTCCAACTTCCTCGGCAACACTCGACCGAACAACTACTTCGCGATCCGTGACCGCACGGGACGCGAGGGATTTCGATTCTTTCAACATGACGCCGAGCACACGATGCGAAACGTCAACCAGAATCGCAACGGGCCGTGGAATTCGCCGAATTACGAAGGCGGCGTCGCTTACTTCAATCCGCAATGGCTGCATCAACAATTGATGGCCAATGACGAGTACCGGATGCGGTTTGCCGACACCGTTCAATGGGCATTCTTCAACGACGGACCGCTTAGCGAAACCGCGTTGATCGAAAAACTGGACCACGAAGCGGCGAAGATCGAAACCGCCGTGATCGCCGAATCCGCTCGCTGGGGCGATGCAAAACGCGGCACGAATCCCCCGCTGACGCAAGCGGATTTTTTGAACGCCGTCGCGGGATTGCGAAACGGTTATCTGACGGCCCGTAACCCGATCGTCATCGATCAATTTCGAAACACCAATCTGGTCCTCAAAGACGCGTCGGGCGATTACACGGTCGTCGTCCCCGCCCCGCTGTTTCCCAGTGTCGATGCGCCCCGGTTTCTGATCGATGGAACCGCACAGCACGGCGGGCAAATCACGACGGACAGCGAAATGCAGTTCGATGCGACGGAAGGGTCGGTCTACTTCACGACCGATGGCAGCGACCCGAGATTGGCCGGCGGCGGGATCCACCCCGACGCGCAGGTGTATGACCCGATGCAGGTCGACGTGACGGTGGTCAATTCAGGAGACACTTGGAACTACCTGGACGATGGCACCCAACCGCCCGCCAACTGGGCGTCGATGGCCTTTGAAGACCAGTCGTGGAAAAGCGGCCCGTCCGAACTGGGGTACGGCGACGGCGATGAAGCCACCGTGGTATCGTTCGGTGGCAATTCGTCCGACAAACACATCACCACGTACTTTCGCCGACGCTTCAACGCGGACCTGTCAGGCGGCAACTTGACGACGGCCACGCTACGGGTTCGCCGCGATGATGGGGTCGCGATCTACATCAATGGCGTCGAAGCCGTGCGAAACAACCTGCCCGCCGGGCCACTGACCTCCGCCACAACGGCCAGCGGGGTGGTCGGCGGCGGAGACGAAAGCACGTGGTATGAGTTTTCGATCGACCCCGCGCTGCTGCACAACGGCGTCAACCTGATTGCCGCCGAAGTGCACCAGGTGTCCGGAACCAGCAGCGACATCACGTTCGACGCCGAATTGATCGTCAGCCGTCAAAACGCATCTCCGATCCCACTGACCGAATCGACTCGGGTCAAGGCGCGGACGCTCGGCGACGGCGCCCAGTGGTCTGCACTCAGTGACGCGTTTTTCCAAGTGCTGAACGTTCCCGCCTCGCCCTCGAATCTGCGTCTGACGGAAATCAATTATGACCCCGCCGTCGACGGCGATGCGGAGTACCTGGAACTGCGAAACATCACGTCGGCCGACACCGCCGTGACGATCGATCTGGACGGAGTCACCGTGACCGATGGCCCCAGTTTGCCCTTCACCATCCCCGTCGGCACGACGCTGTTGCCGGGCGAGTCCGTCTTGCTGGTGCACGACATCGCTCAATTCACCGCCGCCTACCCCAACGTGGATCCCGACCGGATTGTCGGCCAATACTCCGGCAAGCTGTCCAACGGCGGCGAGCGGATTCGAATTGAGGACGCCAGCGGCCAGGAAATCGCCGATGTCAACTACGGCACGGGCGACCCCTGGCCCAAATGGGCCGATGGCGTCGGGGGCTCCCTCGTGCTTGAAAACCCTGCCGATGTTCCCGTCTCCGAAACGGGAAAACCATACCACTACCGCGGCAGCGTTGAATTCGGCGGGACTCCCGGATCGATCGAACAGCGGCCGTTCGGAATCGAGATCAACGAAGTCCTCGCGCACACCGATGCCCCGCTCCATGATGCGATCGAGTTGTTCAACCCCACCGCATCGGAGATCGCCATCGGTGGTTGGTTCCTCAGCGATGACGGCGCGACACCGAAAAAATACAAGATCCCCGCCGGGACCACGATCCAAGCCGGCGGATACATGTTGTTCGACGAAGCGGATTTCAACCCACCGCTGCCAAATGCCCAAAGCCTGATCCCGTTCGCACTCAGCGGATCCGACGGTGATTCCGTTTGGCTGTTCACCGGCGATGGCAACGAACCGACGGGGTTGGAAGACCACGCCCGATTTGACGCCACCTTCAACGGTGTTTCTCAGGGGCTGATTCCCGGTTCCGCCGGTCGATTGGTTCCACTGGCCAATCGCTCCCTGGGCATGCTGAACGGCACGTTCCAGACGTCCCCGATTGTGGTTTCCGAAATCAACTATCACCCGGCACCACCGACCGCCGCGGCGCTCGCGATCGATCCGTTCCTCAGCGAACAAGACCTGGAGTTCATCGAACTGCACAACGCATCGGCGATCACGATCGACCTGGAAAACTGGCGACTGCGCGGCGAAGGGGACTTTGACTTTGCGGCCGACGATCAAATGGCACCGGGCGAAACCGTGGTGCTGATTTCCTTCGATCCGACACTCGCCGTCAACACGAACAAGCTGGCGGCGCTGCGGCAGCAGTATGGAATCGACGCGGGTGTTCGCATCGACGGTCCCTTTTCCGGCTCACTGAGCAACAGCCACGGCGTGATCAAATTACAGGCCCCCGATACCCCGCCGGCCGATGATCCGTCGCTGACACCGCGCGTGATGGTCGATGAAGTGTTCTACGACGATCTGTCGCCCTGGCCGACCGAAGCCGACGGCAATGGTCCGTCATTACAACGACTCGCCGCAAGCACGCTGGGGAATTATCACGATAGCTGGGTCGGTGAAACGCCAACCCCCGGAATGATTCCCGGGCGGCCGACCGTCGAATCGATCGCCATCAACGACGGATCCGCCTCACGATCGTCGGTCACCAGCATCACGGTAACGTTCGACCAAGAAGTCGACGTCGATGCATCGTCATTTGTGGTTTCCCAGCGGTCCTCCGGCACGGCGGTGGAGAATCTGCAAGTGACCGCCCAGCACATCGGAAACAAGACCGTTGCTGTGATCACGTTCGCCCCCGGCCCCATGGTGGTCACTCGCGCCGAAGGCGGAAACTCGCTGGTCGACGGGACCTATCAATTGACCATCGTTGCGTCGAAGGTCCAAACCACAGCCGACGATGTCCGCATGGCGGCGGACTATCGATTCGGCCAGTCCGACTCGGATGCCTTTTTCCGACACTACGGTGACACCGACGGAGATCGCGATGTCGACGGTCAGGACTACGGACGATTCGGAGCGACTTTTCTGCGTCAGTCCGGCGACCCGGCGTTCGATCCGGATCTGGATTTCGACGGTGACGGCGACGTCGACGGCCAGGACTACGGTCGCTTCGGCCTGCGGTTCCTCCGCACCATGCCGCATTGA
- a CDS encoding M64 family metallopeptidase — MSRSFHRPTIVRHRRTSRLRLHFEPLEARRLLAAGFSSGESIDPATAPPIESTAIGADRWKIGPFEPQVQLSLPAGDSSPSQTTGFDTVLDNGPSDNRVDLVILGDGYTASQIDTVYANHVNGMLEYLFNAGQDPYPRYANFFNAHRINTVSNESGADQPPNEIFVDTAFDAYYFCGNIERLICINNTKANNAKNTALAGAGFSAEMQFVSVNDSKYGGSGGSYAVFAGANSSANELALHEVAHSFNNLADEYGGSPNYTGSEPPEVNVTTDPQGSKWQRWLGYDQPGIGTIDTYEGARYFDQGIFRPSHNSKMRNLGRPFDAVSREKIILDIYELVDPVDDWLDNTQTIRGIAPEVWVRAVDLDVQDIQWSVDGVEVFGATDESFNLRDAGFAPGNYDVSVRVYDPTDWVRHQSSKLEQTIHWTVQVQSPPQVQSVQVNGGDPSRSLVTSIQVTFDTFVDVSASSFLLSNRQRQQGIELEVTTSSTATGTVADLRFLPGNSVLQRQATGTHSLVDGNYTLRVIASAVTTTVGDHPMPEDDLFGDQAADALFRLFGDRDGDRDVDGQDYGRFGQTFLQSATSDRFDPWFDEDGDGDVDGQDYGRLGQRFLKTIPF, encoded by the coding sequence ATGTCACGTTCCTTCCACCGACCGACCATCGTGCGTCATCGACGAACAAGCCGATTGCGTTTGCATTTTGAGCCGTTGGAAGCGCGGCGATTGTTGGCCGCCGGGTTCTCGTCCGGCGAATCCATCGATCCAGCAACTGCGCCTCCGATCGAGTCCACCGCCATCGGTGCGGACCGTTGGAAAATCGGACCGTTTGAACCCCAGGTGCAATTGAGTTTGCCCGCGGGCGATTCATCACCGTCTCAAACGACGGGGTTTGACACCGTGCTTGACAACGGCCCATCGGACAACCGCGTGGACCTCGTGATTCTCGGTGACGGGTACACGGCGTCACAGATCGACACGGTCTATGCGAACCACGTCAATGGAATGCTGGAGTACCTGTTCAATGCGGGGCAGGATCCGTACCCGCGCTATGCAAACTTTTTTAATGCCCATCGGATCAACACGGTCTCCAATGAATCTGGGGCGGATCAGCCACCCAACGAGATCTTTGTCGACACGGCGTTTGATGCTTATTACTTTTGTGGCAACATCGAACGGTTGATTTGTATCAACAACACGAAAGCCAACAACGCCAAGAACACGGCGCTCGCCGGCGCAGGTTTCAGCGCCGAAATGCAGTTCGTTTCGGTGAACGATTCCAAGTACGGTGGCAGTGGCGGCAGCTACGCTGTGTTTGCCGGTGCCAACAGTTCGGCCAACGAGCTGGCATTGCATGAAGTCGCGCATTCGTTCAACAACTTGGCCGATGAATACGGCGGGTCGCCCAATTACACCGGGTCGGAGCCTCCCGAGGTCAACGTCACGACGGATCCGCAAGGGAGTAAGTGGCAACGTTGGCTGGGATACGACCAGCCCGGCATCGGCACGATCGATACCTACGAGGGTGCCCGATACTTCGATCAAGGCATCTTTCGTCCGTCGCACAATTCAAAGATGCGAAATCTGGGACGACCCTTCGATGCGGTCAGCCGCGAGAAGATCATCCTGGACATTTACGAATTGGTGGATCCCGTCGATGATTGGCTGGACAACACCCAAACGATCCGAGGCATTGCGCCGGAGGTCTGGGTGCGGGCGGTCGACTTGGACGTCCAGGACATTCAATGGTCGGTCGACGGCGTCGAGGTGTTCGGCGCGACGGACGAAAGCTTCAACTTGCGCGACGCCGGATTCGCACCCGGCAATTATGACGTTTCGGTGCGGGTTTATGATCCGACCGATTGGGTGCGGCATCAATCATCGAAACTGGAACAAACGATCCACTGGACGGTGCAGGTCCAATCGCCGCCCCAGGTGCAAAGCGTCCAGGTCAATGGTGGCGATCCGAGTCGGTCGCTTGTGACGTCGATCCAGGTCACATTTGACACCTTTGTCGATGTCTCGGCATCGTCGTTTCTTCTGTCCAATCGCCAGAGGCAGCAAGGAATCGAGTTGGAGGTCACGACGTCATCGACGGCGACCGGCACGGTGGCCGACTTGAGATTCTTGCCTGGCAATTCGGTGCTTCAGCGTCAGGCGACCGGAACGCATTCGCTGGTCGATGGCAATTACACCTTGCGGGTCATCGCGTCGGCGGTCACGACAACCGTCGGCGATCATCCGATGCCGGAGGATGATTTGTTCGGTGATCAGGCGGCCGACGCGTTGTTTCGATTGTTCGGCGACCGGGATGGCGACCGCGATGTCGATGGACAAGACTACGGGCGGTTCGGACAAACGTTTCTGCAATCGGCGACAAGCGACCGATTCGATCCCTGGTTTGACGAAGACGGCGATGGCGACGTCGATGGCCAAGATTACGGTCGATTGGGCCAACGGTTCCTAAAGACGATCCCGTTTTAG